Proteins from a genomic interval of Candidatus Gracilibacteria bacterium:
- a CDS encoding DUF1189 family protein, whose product MPLKKSPKPVAPQKVEKTKKVGFLKAIPASIYSPKFYATIPQRSFWKAFRYFLGVLTLILFILLAVGGVFVMKYKNEAIAKFRSIPENYPQDLVLTMQGGKFSTNAPEPFFVPIPESWGDLSVAGTDMKNLIVIDTKTPFDIPTMEKYATFIWMGETSVFVKSEQEVKIYDLSTMPDGQVTKEMIGVMWLSLENTLKPFVIVAAIGGVIGYYLAMIALEMIYLLFFALLAVILAAILGTKLTYGDCYKMGFHILTVSFLLSFVIRLTQTWTHFSGFILLPTLVMLLMLGANLWEAKRQKLL is encoded by the coding sequence TTTATTCCCCTAAGTTTTACGCCACAATCCCTCAGCGTTCATTTTGGAAAGCGTTCAGGTATTTTTTAGGAGTTTTAACGTTGATCCTATTTATTTTATTGGCCGTGGGTGGAGTTTTCGTGATGAAATATAAAAATGAAGCCATTGCAAAATTTCGAAGCATTCCGGAAAATTATCCTCAAGATTTGGTGCTCACCATGCAAGGAGGGAAATTTTCCACCAATGCCCCCGAGCCGTTTTTCGTTCCGATCCCGGAATCATGGGGGGACTTAAGTGTCGCGGGGACGGATATGAAAAATTTAATTGTGATCGATACAAAAACGCCTTTTGACATTCCTACAATGGAAAAATACGCAACCTTTATTTGGATGGGAGAAACCAGCGTTTTCGTGAAAAGCGAACAAGAGGTAAAAATTTATGACCTTTCAACCATGCCTGACGGGCAAGTGACGAAAGAGATGATCGGCGTGATGTGGTTGTCTCTTGAAAACACATTGAAGCCTTTCGTTATCGTCGCTGCGATTGGAGGAGTGATCGGCTATTATCTTGCCATGATTGCCTTGGAAATGATTTATCTTCTTTTCTTTGCATTATTGGCGGTGATTTTAGCGGCGATTTTAGGAACGAAATTGACGTATGGAGATTGCTACAAAATGGGTTTTCATATTTTAACCGTGAGTTTCCTCCTTTCCTTTGTGATTCGATTGACGCAAACGTGGACTCATTTCAGCGGGTTTATATTGCTTCCGACCCTTGTGATGTTATTGATGTTGGGAGCGAATTTATGGGAAGCCAAGAGACAAAAATTGCTTTAA
- the lexA gene encoding transcriptional repressor LexA has product MDNALTEKQAQLLAFIEQYQWEHGSSPTLREMREKFGVSSDNSILKHLTALKEKGKIQKDDTPRGIKLLDKIRGQLDAAANIVNVPLLGAIPAGGPVMAEQNILGTFEMGKGLMNVGDGYFLLKVTGNSMINAGIHEGDMVLVAPRQEPRNDDIVVALVDGENTVKRYKKAKGGQFYLHPENPDYEDIYPEQTLEIQGVVTGLVRNY; this is encoded by the coding sequence ATGGACAATGCCCTAACAGAAAAACAAGCTCAACTTTTGGCTTTTATTGAGCAATATCAATGGGAGCATGGATCGTCTCCAACCTTGAGGGAGATGAGGGAAAAATTCGGAGTGAGCTCGGACAACAGTATTTTAAAACACCTAACCGCCTTAAAAGAAAAAGGGAAAATTCAAAAAGACGATACTCCACGCGGGATTAAGCTTTTGGATAAAATTCGAGGACAATTGGATGCTGCGGCAAATATTGTAAATGTCCCGTTGCTGGGCGCGATCCCGGCCGGAGGACCGGTGATGGCGGAACAAAACATTTTGGGCACTTTTGAAATGGGAAAGGGCTTGATGAATGTGGGGGATGGCTATTTTTTATTAAAAGTGACGGGAAACAGCATGATCAATGCCGGAATTCATGAAGGGGATATGGTGCTGGTGGCTCCAAGACAAGAGCCAAGGAATGACGACATCGTGGTGGCCTTGGTGGACGGAGAAAATACAGTAAAACGTTATAAAAAAGCCAAAGGAGGACAATTTTATCTCCATCCCGAAAATCCGGATTATGAGGATATTTATCCGGAACAAACCCTGGAGATCCAGGGCGTGGTGACCGGGCTGGTGAGAAATTATTAA
- a CDS encoding DUF4256 domain-containing protein, which yields MQNLEIIEAKDEKILAGLEAGRQDIPVVETVGRVAGKVLQLLWGSTVSCERPMSLLEQGISDARYRDVFSGSDIPEEKVSDCLNDITPLYNQAIRTFKEELRQAEKDGQIKPERLSYLKKVNARLKEINTKLVELADKTKIFRQGLFNSPSRGARSAPPPLPSPAPPSIVEKPMPTVPPLAEPLSPSYLRSLSKADQGKWVDGAAEWLESYVYEDLKHAYPEGKPFKRLADALRNRFKEHPIEEYQSLMDSLEKRFQEDSEDHEEMEWDDVKKALVADPEALWSLQQMEEESYQPDVYMEDDDFYYFGSRNISHINVTYDRLGEQCSKEKEGGYTSGNAVDFATIMGVELLTEEQGKKWALAFKKYKKRNPHFLRRIFLKSENPTGWGIKVVYYDDVNGDSACNTFRHCKEGTALAFSLKVKKVKS from the coding sequence ATGCAAAATTTAGAAATAATTGAAGCCAAAGACGAAAAAATTCTGGCAGGATTAGAAGCTGGGCGGCAAGACATACCTGTAGTAGAAACGGTAGGTAGAGTTGCAGGCAAAGTCCTTCAACTTCTTTGGGGATCGACCGTAAGTTGCGAAAGGCCCATGAGCCTATTGGAACAAGGCATAAGCGATGCAAGATATCGCGATGTTTTTTCAGGATCGGATATTCCAGAGGAGAAAGTCAGTGATTGTTTAAATGATATAACTCCACTTTATAACCAAGCCATTCGTACGTTTAAGGAAGAATTAAGACAGGCAGAAAAAGATGGGCAAATAAAGCCTGAACGATTGTCATATTTAAAAAAAGTCAATGCAAGACTTAAAGAAATTAATACTAAATTGGTCGAATTAGCAGATAAAACAAAAATATTTCGTCAGGGACTTTTTAATTCACCGTCAAGGGGGGCTCGATCAGCGCCACCGCCACTGCCGTCGCCAGCTCCGCCATCAATTGTTGAAAAGCCCATGCCAACAGTACCACCGCTTGCAGAGCCTTTATCTCCATCTTATTTGCGATCTCTCTCGAAGGCAGATCAGGGAAAATGGGTCGATGGTGCGGCAGAGTGGCTTGAAAGCTATGTGTATGAAGATCTTAAGCATGCTTATCCTGAAGGAAAACCATTTAAAAGATTGGCTGATGCATTGAGAAATCGTTTTAAGGAACACCCCATAGAAGAATATCAATCATTGATGGATAGTCTTGAAAAACGTTTCCAGGAAGACTCGGAAGATCATGAAGAAATGGAATGGGATGATGTTAAAAAAGCACTTGTTGCGGATCCGGAAGCACTGTGGAGTTTGCAACAGATGGAAGAAGAGAGTTACCAGCCTGATGTATATATGGAAGATGATGATTTTTATTACTTTGGGTCACGGAACATCTCTCATATTAATGTTACATATGACAGATTAGGAGAACAATGTTCTAAGGAAAAAGAGGGGGGATATACTTCTGGTAATGCCGTAGATTTTGCAACAATTATGGGGGTAGAGCTCTTGACTGAAGAGCAAGGGAAAAAATGGGCATTGGCTTTCAAAAAATATAAAAAAAGAAACCCTCATTTTCTCCGCCGAATCTTTTTAAAATCAGAGAATCCGACTGGATGGGGTATTAAAGTCGTATACTATGATGATGTTAATGGTGACTCAGCTTGTAATACATTTCGTCATTGCAAGGAAGGCACAGCACTTGCTTTTTCATTAAAGGTGAAGAAGGTTAAATCTTAA
- a CDS encoding mechanosensitive ion channel family protein, which produces MAGAFDSTTTETVSSSGGGVDASEITGVILSKFFEMVQAVLIVLAAYFAMKWVKRYFSRIETTHLEQRTALNFVDRVLSGFILVIGVTLALKTVGLDISLLVSVGVLGLSYGLKDVIKNYVAGILIFFKAPFKIGDVVKIKKYTGKVERMDFQSTGIRTFDQRDITIYNSDIMSQSIENYSRTEIRRIELEVKVGYGTDLNVAIQILEAILKSESLVREKPKHSIIFKKFTEGGLILQLKFWVPRTANILGIRTLIGFKMNQMFDEETVYSPYTKGIETEGELSHVVGVGKSKLKTYLAELEAAAGKVAKVILPEGVAAGSPEAAALAAVPEVADADEPYEVEAEFM; this is translated from the coding sequence ATGGCAGGTGCCTTTGATTCCACCACCACCGAAACCGTTTCCAGCTCCGGAGGCGGAGTTGATGCCTCGGAAATCACCGGAGTCATCTTGAGTAAATTTTTCGAAATGGTACAAGCCGTACTCATTGTACTTGCGGCTTATTTTGCGATGAAATGGGTTAAGCGATATTTTTCAAGGATTGAAACCACGCATCTGGAGCAACGAACCGCGCTCAATTTTGTAGACCGCGTGTTGTCCGGATTCATCCTGGTGATTGGCGTGACGCTCGCACTCAAAACCGTGGGCCTCGACATCAGTCTTCTCGTCAGCGTCGGGGTGCTCGGCCTCAGTTACGGACTTAAAGATGTGATTAAAAATTACGTGGCCGGGATTTTGATTTTTTTCAAAGCGCCTTTCAAGATTGGCGATGTGGTGAAAATAAAAAAATACACCGGGAAAGTGGAGCGCATGGATTTTCAATCCACCGGAATTCGAACATTCGATCAGCGCGACATTACGATTTACAACTCGGACATCATGAGTCAGTCCATTGAAAATTATTCACGAACCGAAATTCGACGAATCGAATTGGAGGTGAAAGTGGGGTATGGAACCGATTTGAACGTCGCGATTCAAATTTTGGAAGCGATTTTGAAGAGTGAATCTCTTGTGCGTGAAAAACCAAAACATTCGATTATATTTAAAAAATTCACTGAAGGCGGATTGATACTGCAACTCAAATTTTGGGTGCCGCGAACCGCTAATATTCTTGGAATTCGTACCTTAATCGGGTTCAAGATGAACCAGATGTTTGATGAAGAAACCGTTTACTCGCCTTATACCAAAGGGATTGAAACCGAGGGTGAACTGTCTCATGTGGTGGGCGTTGGAAAATCCAAACTTAAAACTTATTTGGCGGAATTGGAAGCCGCGGCCGGGAAAGTGGCGAAAGTGATTTTGCCCGAAGGTGTGGCGGCCGGATCTCCGGAAGCCGCAGCCTTGGCCGCCGTGCCGGAAGTGGCGGATGCGGATGAACCGTATGAGGTGGAAGCGGAATTTATGTAG
- the mutS gene encoding DNA mismatch repair protein MutS: protein MRQYLEIKHQYPDCILFFRLGDFYEMFEEDAKRGAKILGIALTHRNQTPMCGIPFHAVENYLAKLTEHGEKVAICEQLSDPSLPGIVKREVIRVVTPGTTFSENLLKTKENNFTIALFPKRDYFGLASIDVTTGTFLVTELHGYDELAGELHRLNPKECILPQELAEENLKTLLEAFSGLHVYPYPALPTAYETLTQHFGVQSLEAFGIEKWPFAIQAAGMLLRYLKETQKTTLSHLKRLKPYALQDYMMLDEATLRNLELTQNAHDGQKEGSLLEVLDGTSTAMGGRLLKSWILRPLTNREKIEERLEAVSWFYENSSLRDSLQQEIGKVLDLERVLSRLTLDRGTPRDLIALKLSLLQIPALKTLIHKAQPVLLRKIEEKLQPLPDLIALIESAILDDPPLGLKDGGFIKPGFNPELDELRSLSHEGKNFIQNLQKREIERTGISSLKVRYNRVFGYYIEISNGKLSQVPADYIRKQTLVNAERFITPELKAYEEKVLSAEEKSKALEYELFKNVHLQIMEQLGWIQQNAEAIAELDVLLNLAEVAQRNRYVCPIFTQDNTFEIREGRHPVIEARSAANDFVPNDTIFNDSDQQIILLTGPNMSGKSTLLRQVALITLMAQIGGYVPAKIARLGLTDRIFTRVGASDNLLRGQSTFMVEMQEAAHILNNATAQSLIILDEVGRGTSTYDGVSIAWAILEYLHDRIGAKTLFATHYHELIAVAERLPRAKNFCVAVEETEARGVVFLHKIREGGIDKSYGIEVAKLAGLPNEVVQKAELILQDLEEGVLEKGIRDQMKTVPGIDQGKLFDSAPEKSALITREQGRLTHPALERLKALDINRLTPLEALQALETLKKEGEK from the coding sequence ATGCGTCAATATCTCGAGATCAAGCACCAATACCCGGACTGCATCTTGTTTTTTCGACTCGGTGATTTTTATGAAATGTTTGAAGAAGATGCCAAACGCGGGGCTAAAATTCTCGGAATTGCCCTGACTCACCGCAATCAGACTCCGATGTGTGGCATTCCGTTTCACGCCGTAGAAAATTATCTGGCCAAACTCACGGAACACGGGGAAAAAGTGGCGATTTGCGAGCAACTCAGTGACCCGTCGCTCCCCGGAATCGTGAAACGAGAGGTGATTCGGGTAGTCACGCCTGGCACGACTTTTAGTGAAAATTTACTCAAAACCAAAGAGAATAATTTTACCATCGCTCTGTTTCCCAAGCGCGACTATTTTGGCTTGGCGAGCATCGATGTCACGACCGGAACTTTTTTGGTGACCGAGCTCCACGGCTATGACGAGCTCGCCGGAGAATTGCATCGTTTGAATCCTAAAGAGTGCATCTTGCCTCAAGAACTTGCGGAAGAAAATTTAAAAACCTTGTTGGAGGCTTTTTCAGGATTGCATGTGTATCCCTATCCGGCGCTTCCTACCGCTTATGAAACACTGACTCAACATTTTGGAGTGCAAAGTCTCGAGGCTTTTGGCATTGAAAAATGGCCGTTCGCGATTCAGGCCGCAGGCATGTTGCTTCGCTACTTAAAGGAAACTCAAAAAACCACATTGAGCCATTTGAAGCGGCTCAAACCTTATGCGCTTCAAGATTACATGATGCTCGACGAGGCGACTTTACGAAATCTTGAACTCACCCAAAACGCTCATGATGGCCAAAAAGAGGGCTCGTTGCTCGAAGTTTTGGATGGGACTTCCACAGCTATGGGCGGACGCTTGCTCAAGTCGTGGATTTTACGCCCACTCACGAATCGTGAAAAAATCGAAGAACGCCTCGAAGCGGTCTCTTGGTTTTATGAAAATTCATCGTTGCGCGATTCGCTTCAACAGGAGATTGGAAAAGTTCTCGATTTGGAACGCGTATTGAGCCGACTCACACTCGATCGAGGCACGCCGCGAGATTTGATTGCGCTTAAATTATCGTTGTTGCAAATTCCGGCACTTAAAACGTTAATTCACAAGGCCCAACCGGTTCTTTTGCGAAAAATCGAAGAAAAATTACAGCCCCTTCCCGATCTCATTGCTCTCATCGAAAGCGCCATCCTCGACGACCCACCTCTCGGGCTCAAAGATGGAGGATTCATCAAGCCCGGATTCAACCCTGAATTGGATGAATTGCGCTCCTTATCGCACGAAGGCAAAAATTTCATTCAAAATTTGCAAAAACGGGAGATCGAACGCACCGGGATTTCTTCCTTAAAAGTGCGGTACAACCGCGTGTTTGGGTATTACATTGAGATCAGCAATGGGAAATTGAGTCAGGTGCCTGCGGATTACATTCGCAAACAGACCTTGGTGAATGCCGAGCGTTTCATCACTCCGGAGCTCAAAGCGTATGAGGAAAAAGTGCTGAGCGCTGAGGAAAAGAGCAAAGCCCTCGAGTATGAATTATTCAAAAATGTGCACCTCCAAATCATGGAACAACTCGGATGGATTCAGCAAAACGCCGAAGCCATCGCCGAACTCGACGTGCTCCTCAATTTAGCCGAAGTCGCGCAACGCAATCGCTACGTGTGCCCGATTTTCACTCAAGACAACACGTTTGAGATTCGCGAAGGTCGCCACCCGGTGATTGAAGCGCGAAGTGCGGCGAACGATTTTGTCCCCAATGATACGATTTTTAATGATTCGGATCAGCAAATCATCTTGCTCACCGGCCCAAATATGAGTGGAAAGTCGACGCTTCTTCGCCAGGTGGCGCTCATCACGCTCATGGCGCAAATCGGCGGGTATGTGCCGGCCAAAATCGCACGACTCGGACTCACGGATCGTATTTTTACTCGAGTGGGTGCGAGCGACAATCTCCTTCGCGGGCAGAGCACGTTCATGGTGGAAATGCAGGAAGCGGCGCATATTTTGAACAACGCGACGGCTCAAAGTTTGATCATTTTGGATGAAGTGGGACGAGGGACCAGCACGTACGATGGGGTGAGCATTGCATGGGCGATTCTCGAGTATTTGCACGACCGTATCGGCGCCAAAACCTTGTTTGCAACGCATTATCACGAGCTGATCGCGGTGGCTGAACGCCTCCCTCGCGCCAAGAATTTTTGTGTGGCCGTAGAGGAAACCGAGGCACGCGGCGTGGTTTTCCTTCACAAAATCCGAGAAGGCGGCATTGATAAAAGTTACGGCATCGAAGTCGCCAAATTGGCGGGCTTGCCCAACGAAGTGGTGCAAAAAGCCGAGCTCATTTTGCAAGATCTTGAGGAAGGAGTGCTCGAAAAAGGCATTCGCGACCAGATGAAAACCGTGCCCGGCATTGATCAAGGAAAACTTTTCGATTCTGCACCCGAAAAAAGCGCGCTCATCACACGAGAACAGGGCCGTCTCACTCATCCCGCGCTCGAACGTTTAAAAGCCCTGGACATCAACCGCCTGACCCCGCTTGAGGCGTTGCAGGCACTGGAGACGTTGAAAAAGGAAGGGGAGAAGTAG
- the rpsF gene encoding 30S ribosomal protein S6: MTKNPSAHKDEELLEADRLKYEVMAIIDPDVGSVDYKKDFDALKSLIENHGGSIWNEEEWGKRELAYLIKKKTHGFYVVVDFDAAPSQVPEMIRQLKITPFIVRSLLVKLPDEYVPQHYDLDEALQEKKPVEKGEKKEEPKAKPKPVKKVEPKVEKEEPKSKPKPEPKEVEPEEVEEEKPIKAKEVKKEEPAEEEAPKPKKKVKLDDLEINNSEKLSKLDKRLEELLSGKDDLNL; the protein is encoded by the coding sequence ATGACCAAGAATCCTTCTGCGCACAAGGACGAAGAACTCCTTGAAGCGGATCGCCTAAAATACGAAGTCATGGCGATCATCGACCCCGATGTCGGGAGTGTCGATTACAAAAAAGACTTCGACGCATTAAAAAGCCTGATCGAGAATCATGGCGGCTCTATTTGGAATGAAGAAGAATGGGGCAAGAGAGAATTGGCTTATCTCATCAAGAAAAAGACCCACGGTTTTTACGTGGTCGTGGATTTTGATGCAGCCCCGTCCCAAGTCCCGGAAATGATTCGTCAGCTCAAGATTACGCCTTTTATCGTGCGGTCTTTGTTGGTGAAATTGCCGGATGAATACGTGCCTCAACATTATGATTTGGATGAAGCATTACAGGAAAAGAAACCTGTAGAAAAAGGAGAGAAGAAAGAAGAACCCAAGGCCAAACCGAAACCAGTGAAAAAAGTTGAGCCTAAGGTTGAAAAAGAAGAACCCAAATCCAAACCGAAACCCGAGCCCAAAGAAGTTGAACCTGAAGAAGTTGAAGAAGAAAAGCCAATCAAAGCCAAAGAAGTTAAAAAAGAAGAACCTGCAGAAGAAGAAGCGCCCAAACCCAAGAAAAAAGTGAAACTCGATGACCTCGAAATCAACAATTCCGAAAAACTCAGCAAACTCGACAAACGGCTCGAAGAATTGTTGAGTGGCAAAGATGACCTTAACCTATAA
- the rpsR gene encoding 30S ribosomal protein S18, giving the protein MAHKKNRKQFGNFCLPETHYIDYKNVPLMKKYLSIHCRIKPRYYTKVPMVLQKRLAKAIKNARYMALVPFTK; this is encoded by the coding sequence ATGGCACACAAAAAAAATCGCAAACAATTCGGCAATTTCTGTCTTCCCGAGACGCACTACATTGATTACAAAAACGTCCCGCTGATGAAGAAATACCTTTCCATTCATTGCAGGATCAAGCCTCGCTATTACACCAAAGTTCCGATGGTGCTTCAAAAGCGATTGGCAAAAGCAATCAAGAATGCGCGTTATATGGCATTGGTTCCTTTCACGAAATAA
- a CDS encoding HAD family phosphatase — MIPLDSSIPEILKCKGVLCDLDGLLADTETVHWEAYRTVLAPYGIDVTRQLFIDSWLSGIHYGTVYHLNRMGVTDPAVLKEVRKKKEDLYIQLAEKAGLKFMPRAEEFLKVVKEHGIPCGIGTGGYHHEYEHTIKACGLEKYIQVALGGDEVAHNKPAPDLFLEVAKKLGVAPADCVVFENSSIGLHAAEKGNIPCIIVPSEWTVSQDFTGALRVLKSLTEVLK; from the coding sequence GTGATTCCTTTGGATTCGTCGATTCCGGAGATCTTAAAATGCAAAGGCGTTTTATGTGATCTGGATGGGCTTTTAGCAGACACGGAGACCGTGCACTGGGAAGCGTATCGAACGGTTTTGGCGCCTTATGGCATTGATGTCACGCGCCAACTGTTCATCGATTCGTGGCTTTCCGGAATCCATTATGGAACGGTTTATCATTTGAATCGAATGGGGGTGACAGACCCCGCAGTGCTTAAAGAAGTGCGAAAAAAGAAAGAGGATCTTTACATTCAACTGGCTGAAAAAGCGGGGCTCAAATTCATGCCGCGAGCTGAGGAGTTTTTAAAAGTTGTGAAAGAACACGGGATCCCGTGTGGCATTGGCACCGGAGGATATCATCACGAATATGAACATACGATCAAGGCCTGTGGATTGGAAAAGTATATTCAGGTGGCATTGGGCGGGGATGAAGTGGCGCACAACAAACCCGCGCCCGATTTATTTTTGGAAGTGGCAAAAAAACTTGGAGTGGCTCCCGCGGATTGTGTGGTGTTTGAAAATTCAAGTATCGGCCTTCATGCCGCGGAAAAAGGAAATATCCCATGCATCATTGTGCCCAGCGAATGGACCGTGTCACAAGATTTCACCGGGGCGTTGAGAGTTTTGAAGAGTTTAACGGAGGTGCTAAAGTAG
- the proB gene encoding glutamate 5-kinase, whose protein sequence is MRFVVKIGSNLLTRPDNSLNTEFISQMTAQIAELHKKGHEPIIVTSGAVAAGRKSITFKKESKTIPYRQALAAVGQTFLLETYQDNFAKYGIVIGQVLLTLDDLKQHDHFLSTYNTLDLLLKMRVIPILNENDVTTFNENKFGNNDKLSGHIASLLTAETLIMLTDVDGLYDADPRSNPEAKLIQTVDHITAKLKAAAKGSGTSKGIGGMLEKLKAAEYANASGVKVWIARGGVPNVLVDLIEGKKHHGTLFTTKASPREARRRWFQLNLKQSAALHVDEGAVAALTTKGKSLLPAGIRFVEGHFKRGDIVSMLDPTGKKIGFGKINYDSSAVETLKGAQTDKIERLLGYTLGDEIIGRDNMVICLGNVEKNPE, encoded by the coding sequence ATGCGCTTTGTTGTTAAAATCGGTTCCAACCTGCTGACTCGCCCGGACAACTCCTTGAACACGGAGTTTATTTCGCAAATGACCGCGCAAATCGCTGAACTTCACAAAAAAGGGCACGAGCCCATCATCGTCACCTCCGGAGCCGTGGCCGCAGGCCGCAAAAGCATCACGTTTAAAAAAGAATCCAAAACCATTCCCTACCGCCAAGCCCTTGCTGCCGTGGGGCAAACCTTTCTTCTCGAAACGTATCAAGATAATTTCGCCAAATATGGGATTGTGATCGGCCAGGTTCTTCTCACGCTCGATGATCTCAAGCAACACGACCATTTTTTAAGCACGTACAACACCCTCGATCTTTTGCTTAAAATGCGCGTGATTCCGATTCTCAATGAAAATGATGTCACCACGTTCAATGAAAATAAATTCGGAAATAACGACAAACTCTCGGGCCATATCGCCAGTCTTCTGACCGCCGAAACTTTAATCATGCTCACTGATGTGGACGGACTTTACGATGCGGATCCTCGGTCAAACCCGGAGGCAAAACTCATCCAAACCGTGGATCATATCACTGCAAAACTCAAAGCTGCGGCCAAAGGGAGCGGAACCTCAAAAGGCATCGGAGGGATGTTGGAAAAATTAAAAGCCGCGGAATACGCCAACGCCTCCGGGGTTAAAGTGTGGATCGCACGCGGAGGGGTTCCCAATGTTTTAGTAGACCTGATTGAAGGGAAAAAACACCATGGAACGCTTTTTACCACCAAAGCATCTCCCCGAGAGGCACGTCGTCGTTGGTTTCAGCTCAATCTCAAGCAAAGTGCGGCGCTTCATGTGGATGAAGGCGCGGTCGCAGCGCTCACAACCAAAGGGAAAAGCCTTCTTCCCGCCGGAATCCGGTTTGTGGAAGGTCATTTTAAGCGTGGAGACATTGTTTCCATGTTAGATCCAACAGGTAAAAAAATTGGTTTTGGGAAGATCAATTATGACAGCAGTGCGGTGGAAACACTCAAAGGCGCTCAAACGGATAAAATCGAACGATTGCTCGGCTACACGTTGGGCGATGAAATCATTGGTCGAGACAACATGGTGATTTGTTTGGGAAACGTTGAGAAAAATCCGGAATAG